The following proteins are co-located in the Apium graveolens cultivar Ventura chromosome 5, ASM990537v1, whole genome shotgun sequence genome:
- the LOC141659604 gene encoding uncharacterized protein LOC141659604 has product MSSTIATELLLSLLLLLFLSFARANGLVMENGTMVEMVPLIEPGKTMEMMMMNDSRRRLGSFQICAPCTCCGGAKNYCVPSPCCYAINCNIPNRPFGFCSFTPKSCNCFGCHL; this is encoded by the exons ATGTCCTCAACTATAGCTACTGAGCTCTTGTTGTCTTTGTTGCTGTTACTTTTCCTCAGTTTTGCACGA GCTAATGGGTTGGTAATGGAGAATGGAACAATGGTGGAAATGGTTCCACTGATTGAGCCGGGAAAGACGATGGAGATGATGATGATGAATGATAGCCGGAGGCGGCTAGGGAGCTTTCAGATTTGTGCACCTTGTACTTGTTGTGGTGGGGCGAAAAATTATTGTGTGCCTTCTCCTTGTTGCTACGCAATCAATTGTAACATACCAAACAGGCCTTTTGGGTTTTGTTCGTTTACCCCGAAGTCTTGCAATTGTTTCGGGTGCCATCTCTAG
- the LOC141723344 gene encoding uncharacterized protein LOC141723344: MTETSGTRLRNMNGDHETEPYSHSSSLVSVLTNSAHRRSCSCAIFPAVSMLGLVFFFLGSSFYMQDDKLKWLTWSVQNTFQISTQNSTQNSTSECENQCRRPGSETLPKGIVAETSNFERRPLWGTPKNTPATNLFSVAVGTKQKEMVDKMVRKFLASNFGVMLFHYDGIVDEWKEFDWSNDVIHVSAINQTKWWFAKRFLHPDVVADYSYIFLWDEDLGVENFNPERYLSIVTKEGLEISQPALDPKKSEVHHQITSRGRRSEVHRRIYRPGDSKSRCDENSTKPPCTGWIEVMAPVFSKAAWRCVWHMMQNDFVHAWGLDMQLGYCAQGDRTKNVGVVDAEYIVHHGIPTLGASKDKTKSAAATNASEIHPLASLETKARSKARASDFRIDVRRQSYNEYKVFRRRWIKAAAEDECWVDQYPGSELPALLA; this comes from the exons GTTTCTGTTTTGACAAATTCAGCTCATAGGAGATCATGTTCCTGCGCAATCTTTCCTGCGGTGTCTATGCTCGGTCTAGTATTCTTCTTCTTGGGGAGTTCATTTTACATGCAAGATGATAAACTG AAATGGTTAACATGGAGTGTTCAAAACACTTTCCAAATTTCTACCCAAAATTCTACCCAGAATTCTACTAGTGAATGTGAG AATCAATGCAGGCGTCCTGGAAGTGAGACGTTACCTAAAGGTATTGTTGCAGAGACCTCCAATTTTGAAAGACGCCCATTATGGGGAACACCAAAG AACACACCAGCTACTAACTTATTTTCAGTAGCTGTCGGAACAAAGCAGAAGGAAATGGTAGATAAAATGGTCAGAAAG TTTCTGGCAAGTAACTTTGGAGTCATGCTTTTCCATTATGATGGAATTGTTGATGAATGGAAGGAGTTTGATTGGAGTAATGATGTAATACATGTGTCAGCAATCAATCAAACGAAATG GTGGTTTGCCAAAAGATTCTTGCATCCAGATGTTGTTGCAGATTACAGTTACATATTTCTCTGGGATGAAGACCTTGGAGTTGAAAATTTTAATCCTGAGAG ATATCTATCAATTGTTACAAAGGAAGGTCTTGAGATTTCACAGCCTGCACTTGATCCAAAGAAATCTGAGGTGCACCATCAGATCACTTCACGTGGAAGGAGATCAGAAGTACACAG GAGGATATACCGGCCTGGTGACAGTAAGTCCAGATGCGATGAGAATAGTACCAAGCCTCCATGCACTGG GTGGATCGAAGTGATGGCTCCAGTTTTCTCCAAAGCTGCCTGGAGATGTGTCTGGCATATGATGCAG AATGATTTTGTCCATGCTTGGGGCCTAGACATGCAGCTTGGTTACTGTGCACAG GGAGATAGAACAAAAAATGTTGGGGTTGTGGATGCTGAGTACATTGTTCATCATGGAATCCCCACACTAGGGGCGTCTAAAGACAAG ACCAAATCAGCAGCAGCTACAAATGCTTCTGAAATACATCCCCTTGCAAGCTTGGAAACAAAA GCGAGGTCGAAAGCCAGAGCTTCTGATTTTAGAATTGAT GTGAGAAGACAATCGTATAACGAATACAAAGTATTCAGAAGACGATGGATCAAAGCTGCTGCAGAAGACGAGTGTTGGGTTGATCAGTATCCAGGAAGTGAACTTCCAGCATTGCTTGCATGA